The DNA sequence AGATGTTACATCTTTCGAAATGTTATCATCTGTTGGAAGTTTATTATCTGGTTTAGGCACTATATTATTAGTTATCATCGCTCTAAAGACAGTAAGCGATTGGAAGAAGCAAGTGAACCATCAACACTGTTTAGATTTGTTGTCCAAGTTAGATGATATTGTATTTTTGATGAATGAACATTCAGAGATTCTTCTTTGCCATTTACCAAAATCGTGTTCTTTAGAAGCAACAAAGAATGATTTAGAGGTTGTAGAGTTAATAAAGTATAACAAGGTTATACTGCAATCTTATTTACATCAGATGACAGGCAAAAAAACGGTGAATGCTTTTCGAGAATTGACTAACAATATAGCTTTTTTCTCCCAAAAATCTCTTAACATCTGCTATGAAACTGAACAGAAAAAAAATAAAGCAATGAATCTTTCTGATATAGAAAAGCTAAGAGATGAATTTAGGGAAGAATTTTTGGCTTTGATCATATCCTCTACTAATTATCGCTCTGAGTTTCTTGATTGATGTTCAATAAAATATTGATCTGCACCATCAAAGCTAGACACTGAGTCAAGCGACTTTCCATACTTCCAGCTATTCATAACTTGCTAAATTAGCAAAAAGCTCATTATTGAGCCTTTTTATGCAACTTATGCGGAAATAGCTGCGTATAAACCTGCCACAAAACATTCAGATTCCTATGACCGTTCACTTGAGCAACTTCCTCAATAGAGTAGCCTTTTTCAAACAACCGACTAGCTCCCTCTCTTCTTAGGTCGTGATACCTCAAATCCTCAATACCCAATTCGTTCCTAGCTTGCTGAAACCCTGCGCTAACGCTTCGTGAGTTGTACGGGAAAATAAGTTCGTCTTTGTTCCTGAATGTTTTCGATTCCCTGTGTATAATCGCCCAATTATTTTTGACTACAATGTCCACTGTGAAGCGTGATTCACCGCTTTGAAGTGTTCTTTTTAATGCTAGATGCCTTCGTTTCACTTCATCAATACGTACTATAGGCGTACTGAATGGGTGAGCTTGCGGCAGAACTAGCGAGTTTCTGTATATATATGCAGTGTATAGATTTTGAGTAACGCTTTATGAAACCTGACAATACCAGTAAATACGCGGCTAACCGCTTATCCGTTGCACCCATGTTGGATTGGACTGACCGCCACTGTCGTTACTTTCACCGTTTGCTTTCTCAGCAGACGCTTCTGTACACGGAAATGATAACAACGGGTGCGATCTTACATGGTAAGGGCGACTTTCTAGAATATAACGAGCAAGAACATCCTCTTGCACTTCAACTCGGTGGTTCAAACCCGGTTGATTTGGCGGCGTGTGCCAAGCTTGCTGGTGAGCGTGGCTATGATGAAATCAACCTTAATGTCGGTTGCCCTTCCGACCGAGTTCAGAATGGTCGCTTTGGTGCTTGCCTAATGGCTGAGCCTGAGCTGGTGGCAGATTGTGTGTCGGCGATGAAAGAAGTCACTGATATTCCAATTACCGTGAAAACGCGTATTGGTATCGACGACCAAGACTCTTATGAGTTCTTAACTAAGTTTGTTTCGACGGTTTCTGAAAAAGGCGGCTGTGAACAATTTACTATTCACGCGCGTAAAGCGTGGTTGAGTGGTCTTAGCCCTAAAGAGAACCGAGAGATTCCACCGCTAGATTACGATCGTGCATACCAAATCAAGAAAGATTTCTCTGATCTTGTGATTGCCGTGAATGGTGGCGTTACTACTCTTGAGCAAACTAAAGAGCACTTGCAACACCTTGATGGTGTGATGATCGGTCGTGAGGCTTACCATAGCCCGTTTATCTTGGCTGAAGTCGATCAGCAGATCTTTGGTTTAGACACGCCAATCAAGAAGCGCTCACAAGTGGTTGAAGAAATGTACCCGTACATAGAGCGTGAGCTTTCAAATGGTGCAAGCTTAGGACACATCTCTCGTCATATGCTTGGTTTGTTCCAAAGCATGCCGGGCGCAAGACAATGGCGTCGTTACATCAGTGAAAACGCACATAAGAAAGGTGCAGGTATCGAAGTGATGCAGACAGCATTAGCTAAGATCCCTAAAGAGCTAAACGTATAATCTCCCTCGAGGTGAAAAGTTCGAGCTTAGAAACTTAAGGTTAAAAAACCCAAGCTTAAAAACTAAAGCTTAAAACTTAAGGCTAAATTCGCCACTAGAGGCTAAATTTGCCATTGATAGTTTCTTTAAAAGCCACGCATTTAGATGTGTGGCTTTTTATTTGTCTGATAAGTAAGGGTTTTATTGGTTTTACTAACTTGGTATGGAAGCTGCAATATTAGAAAGTAGGAAAGATAGGTCATTAACTCATTAGGGAGACCATTATGTTTGAATTAATCTTTGTTCTTATTTTCGTCGCAACTCTACTTGTCACTGGTATCACGTTTATGACGGTATTGGCTGCAACCGGAATCGCGTTAGTCGTCATGTTGGTCTTGGGTATGATGGGGGTTGTGTTTAAGTTGCTGCCTTGGTTAATTGTGATTGCATTGGGTATCTGGTTTTTCAAAAACTTTGTACACAGTTCTAACCAAAGACGTTACTAAGGTCATGGTGTCGTCAAATCTTTGATCGTCATCGGTTTATCGTTTTAGAATTTAAGATGTGTGATAGAATTTTCCCCAATAATCTATGAATGTGCATACAATTAGCACAACGATATGGAATTGGAGCTATCTCAAATGAATAAAATGCCATTAATTGCTTTAGTGGGAATGCTATCTTTAAGCTCGGCAGTGTCTGCTGAAGAAGAGTTTTCTTACACGGCTAAAGTCGGTGCCGATATGTGGTGGGGAAGTACAAAGCTAAACGAAGTTAGACAAGATGATGATTCTAACTCACCTTCGTTGTATCTCGCATTTGAGCATAATGCCCCGATGCTACCAAACGCTAGCTTTCGCTATACTTCTGTTGATGCAGATTCATTGGCTTTCGATAAGTACGACTACACCTTCTATTACACGTTGTTAGATCACAAGCTGATGAACTTCGATGCGGGTGTGACGTTTACTCAGTATTCAAACTCGAATTATATCGAACCGAAAACGGGTGGCGCTCAAACAAGCTTTGATGAA is a window from the Vibrio splendidus genome containing:
- a CDS encoding tyrosine-type recombinase/integrase, translating into MDIVVKNNWAIIHRESKTFRNKDELIFPYNSRSVSAGFQQARNELGIEDLRYHDLRREGASRLFEKGYSIEEVAQVNGHRNLNVLWQVYTQLFPHKLHKKAQ
- a CDS encoding TIGR04219 family outer membrane beta-barrel protein, translated to MNKMPLIALVGMLSLSSAVSAEEEFSYTAKVGADMWWGSTKLNEVRQDDDSNSPSLYLAFEHNAPMLPNASFRYTSVDADSLAFDKYDYTFYYTLLDHKLMNFDAGVTFTQYSNSNYIEPKTGGAQTSFDEFTWSFYGNAEINVPETNFDIIGTMEFGDSSGIKSTDLMAGVQYRIPVAETEIALRGGYRVIDLDSEEFFSSEVGKEFVMVDGWFAGAEVRF
- the dusA gene encoding tRNA dihydrouridine(20/20a) synthase DusA, which produces MKPDNTSKYAANRLSVAPMLDWTDRHCRYFHRLLSQQTLLYTEMITTGAILHGKGDFLEYNEQEHPLALQLGGSNPVDLAACAKLAGERGYDEINLNVGCPSDRVQNGRFGACLMAEPELVADCVSAMKEVTDIPITVKTRIGIDDQDSYEFLTKFVSTVSEKGGCEQFTIHARKAWLSGLSPKENREIPPLDYDRAYQIKKDFSDLVIAVNGGVTTLEQTKEHLQHLDGVMIGREAYHSPFILAEVDQQIFGLDTPIKKRSQVVEEMYPYIERELSNGASLGHISRHMLGLFQSMPGARQWRRYISENAHKKGAGIEVMQTALAKIPKELNV
- the pspG gene encoding envelope stress response protein PspG, which translates into the protein MFELIFVLIFVATLLVTGITFMTVLAATGIALVVMLVLGMMGVVFKLLPWLIVIALGIWFFKNFVHSSNQRRY